Proteins encoded within one genomic window of Halodesulfurarchaeum formicicum:
- a CDS encoding NADH:flavin oxidoreductase/NADH oxidase — protein sequence MSTGLFSELSLRSVRARNRLALSPMCQYSAGADGVATEWHRVHYGSRAVGGAGIVIQEATAVEPRGRITSHDLGLWNDEQAEALAPIADFVAEQGAVPAIQLAHAGRKASTTRPWEGSEPLQPEAGGWTVVGPSGQPYPYEGAAPPTERLDPNDIEAIVESFGAAAERAIEAGFQAVEIHAAHGYLLHEFLSPVTNQRTDAYGGDFEGRTRVAREVYDTVREAVGEEIPVFMRVSGTDWLPEPSWTIEDTVELGSILADRGLDFLDVSSGGIHPDQQIDYAGPNYQVALAEQVRAETDLPTVGAVGAITTPEQGEALIRNDRADVAIVGRKFLNDPYFGLRAAESLYEVEPDVPAQYRRGW from the coding sequence ATGTCGACAGGGCTATTCTCCGAACTCTCGCTGCGATCGGTGCGGGCGCGAAATCGCCTGGCGCTCTCGCCGATGTGTCAGTACTCCGCTGGGGCCGACGGGGTCGCGACCGAGTGGCACCGGGTCCACTACGGCTCCCGGGCGGTCGGCGGGGCCGGGATCGTCATTCAGGAAGCCACGGCCGTCGAGCCGCGGGGCCGCATCACGTCCCACGACCTGGGGCTCTGGAACGACGAGCAGGCCGAGGCGCTGGCGCCGATCGCTGACTTTGTCGCCGAGCAGGGTGCGGTCCCGGCGATCCAACTCGCTCACGCGGGGCGCAAGGCCTCGACGACCCGGCCCTGGGAGGGCTCCGAACCGCTGCAGCCGGAGGCGGGCGGCTGGACTGTCGTCGGGCCGAGTGGCCAGCCCTACCCATACGAGGGCGCGGCCCCGCCGACCGAACGGCTCGACCCGAACGACATCGAGGCGATAGTCGAGTCCTTCGGCGCGGCAGCCGAGCGGGCGATCGAGGCCGGGTTCCAGGCTGTCGAGATCCACGCGGCCCACGGCTATCTGCTCCACGAGTTCCTCTCGCCGGTCACGAACCAGCGAACCGACGCCTACGGCGGGGACTTCGAGGGCCGGACCCGCGTAGCCCGCGAGGTGTACGACACGGTGCGGGAGGCCGTCGGGGAGGAGATTCCGGTCTTCATGCGTGTCTCGGGCACCGACTGGCTGCCCGAACCGTCCTGGACGATCGAGGACACGGTCGAACTCGGCTCGATCCTCGCCGATCGGGGGCTGGACTTCCTCGACGTTTCGAGTGGCGGTATCCACCCGGACCAGCAGATCGACTATGCGGGGCCGAACTACCAGGTCGCCCTCGCCGAGCAGGTGCGTGCGGAGACAGACCTGCCCACCGTGGGGGCCGTCGGGGCGATCACGACGCCCGAACAGGGCGAGGCCCTGATCCGAAACGACCGGGCCGACGTGGCCATCGTCGGGCGCAAGTTTCTCAACGACCCGTACTTCGGACTCCGGGCTGCAGAGTCTCTGTACGAGGTCGAGCCCGACGTGCCGGCCCAGTACCGTCGCGGCTGGTAG
- a CDS encoding dihydrofolate reductase codes for MKIALIAAVAENGVIGDSKSIPWHYPADLAHFKECTVGHPVIMGRRTYEAIVDRLGEPLPDRLNVVLSTNGIDVMEGAVQVESIPEAIEVAAATDSEIAFVAGGGSIYEQFLPRADRLYITEIPESPTGDTHFPEWDRDRWELIEQDERGDLVFATYERSR; via the coding sequence ATGAAGATCGCGCTCATCGCCGCGGTCGCGGAGAACGGCGTGATCGGCGACAGCAAGTCGATCCCCTGGCACTACCCCGCCGATCTGGCACACTTCAAGGAGTGTACCGTCGGTCACCCGGTGATCATGGGCCGGCGAACCTACGAGGCGATCGTCGACCGCCTCGGCGAGCCACTTCCCGACCGGCTGAACGTGGTCCTCTCCACGAACGGGATCGACGTGATGGAGGGGGCCGTGCAGGTCGAGAGTATCCCCGAGGCCATCGAGGTCGCAGCCGCGACTGACTCCGAGATCGCCTTCGTCGCCGGCGGCGGCTCGATCTACGAGCAGTTCCTCCCCCGGGCTGATCGACTCTACATCACCGAGATCCCCGAATCGCCGACCGGCGATACCCACTTCCCGGAGTGGGACCGGGATCGGTGGGAACTCATCGAGCAGGACGAACGGGGCGATCTCGTTTTTGCCACCTACGAGCGCTCGCGCTAA
- the trpB gene encoding tryptophan synthase subunit beta, which produces MTAGDFAEYGGRHVPEPLAEPLERLADTYDEYKDDPDFQAALADLRESFAGRPTPLYHAETLSEQFGAEIYLKREDLLHGGAHKINNALGQGLLADRAGKTRLIAETGAGQHGVATAMVGAALDLPTEIYMGEKDVTRQRMNVFRMRLLGAEVNEVTTGDAGLAEAVDAALEDFAANVADTHYLVGSAVGPDPFPRMVRDFQSVIGQEAREQFQDRVGELPDAAVACVGGGSNAIGLFHAFRDDDVAFYGAEGGGEGGDSKRHAAPLAAGEDGTLHGMATRVLPEDTEVHSVSAGLDYPGVGPEHAMFRAIGRAEYRAVTDDEALAAFRTLSEAEGIIPALESSHAIALAADLASEHDTILINLSGRGDKDMDIAAEHFDLSA; this is translated from the coding sequence ATGACCGCAGGCGACTTCGCGGAGTACGGCGGTCGGCACGTGCCCGAACCGCTCGCAGAGCCACTGGAACGCCTCGCAGACACCTACGACGAGTACAAGGACGACCCCGACTTTCAGGCGGCCCTCGCCGACCTGCGGGAGTCCTTCGCGGGGCGACCCACGCCGCTGTATCACGCCGAGACACTCAGCGAGCAGTTCGGCGCGGAGATCTACCTCAAGCGCGAGGACCTCCTCCACGGCGGCGCCCACAAGATCAACAACGCCCTCGGGCAGGGGCTGCTCGCCGACCGGGCGGGGAAGACTCGTCTCATTGCCGAGACCGGGGCCGGCCAGCACGGCGTCGCGACCGCCATGGTCGGGGCCGCACTGGACCTCCCCACGGAGATCTACATGGGCGAGAAGGACGTGACCCGCCAGCGGATGAACGTCTTCCGCATGCGGCTGCTCGGCGCGGAGGTAAACGAGGTCACGACCGGCGACGCGGGGCTCGCCGAGGCCGTGGACGCCGCCCTCGAGGATTTTGCGGCGAACGTCGCGGACACCCACTATCTGGTGGGGAGTGCGGTCGGCCCCGACCCGTTCCCGCGCATGGTCCGGGACTTCCAGTCGGTCATCGGGCAGGAAGCCCGCGAGCAGTTCCAGGACCGGGTGGGTGAACTCCCGGACGCCGCGGTCGCGTGTGTCGGGGGCGGCTCGAACGCCATCGGGCTCTTTCATGCCTTCCGGGACGACGACGTGGCCTTCTACGGCGCCGAGGGCGGCGGTGAGGGTGGCGACTCGAAACGCCACGCCGCCCCGCTGGCTGCCGGCGAGGACGGCACGCTGCACGGGATGGCCACCCGGGTGCTCCCGGAAGACACCGAGGTGCACTCGGTCTCGGCGGGCCTGGACTACCCGGGAGTCGGGCCCGAGCACGCCATGTTCCGGGCGATCGGGCGGGCGGAGTACCGGGCGGTTACCGACGACGAGGCCCTGGCGGCGTTCCGGACACTTTCGGAGGCTGAAGGGATCATTCCGGCCCTCGAATCGAGTCACGCCATCGCGCTGGCCGCGGACCTGGCGTCGGAACACGACACGATCCTGATCAACCTCTCCGGGCGCGGGGACAAGGACATGGACATCGCCGCCGAGCACTTCGATCTGAGCGCGTAA
- the thyA gene encoding thymidylate synthase has product MQQYLDLVESVLRTGTYEENRTGVDTLADFSQHYTVDLQAGFPLLTTKDLSRARWNSLVQELLWYLSGEEHIRALREETGIWDAWADEAGHLDTAYGRFWRRYPVPAEADRLPGESWPDPDSQYLNEEGTFDQIAYVLDGLQHNPESRRLVVNAWHPANAADSTLPPCHYTFVFNVQDGRLNTHLQQRSGDIALGIPFNIASYALLTHAVANQVGLPVGEFGHSIVDAHIYLGKGERGSWYEDHAAELRERVSAVEEKSGYTAIREWIEANAPPDPEGYDHVPGLLTQLTRTPRDRPEIEIADRPLDSLTAADITLSGYDPAPAIDFAVAE; this is encoded by the coding sequence ATGCAGCAGTACCTCGATCTCGTGGAATCGGTGCTCCGGACCGGAACCTACGAGGAGAACCGGACCGGCGTCGACACGCTGGCCGACTTCTCCCAGCACTACACGGTTGACCTGCAGGCCGGCTTCCCGCTCTTGACGACCAAGGACCTCTCGCGGGCCCGGTGGAACTCGCTGGTCCAGGAGTTGCTCTGGTATCTCTCCGGGGAGGAGCACATCCGCGCCCTCCGCGAGGAGACCGGGATCTGGGACGCCTGGGCCGACGAGGCGGGGCATCTCGACACGGCTTACGGGCGGTTCTGGCGTCGGTACCCGGTGCCAGCGGAAGCCGACCGCCTGCCCGGCGAGTCCTGGCCCGACCCGGACAGTCAGTATCTGAACGAGGAGGGGACCTTCGACCAGATCGCCTACGTGCTCGATGGCCTGCAGCACAACCCCGAGAGCCGGCGGCTGGTGGTCAACGCCTGGCACCCGGCCAACGCCGCGGACTCGACGCTCCCGCCGTGTCACTACACCTTCGTCTTCAACGTCCAGGACGGTCGGCTCAACACGCACCTCCAGCAGCGTTCGGGGGACATCGCGCTGGGGATCCCGTTCAACATCGCCTCGTACGCGTTGCTCACTCACGCGGTCGCGAACCAGGTCGGGCTCCCCGTCGGGGAGTTCGGCCACAGCATCGTCGACGCCCACATCTACCTGGGCAAAGGCGAGCGCGGGTCGTGGTACGAGGATCACGCCGCGGAGCTGCGAGAACGGGTCAGTGCCGTCGAGGAGAAATCGGGGTACACCGCCATCCGAGAGTGGATCGAGGCAAACGCTCCGCCGGACCCCGAGGGCTACGATCACGTGCCGGGCCTGTTGACCCAACTGACCAGAACGCCCCGGGATCGCCCCGAGATCGAGATCGCGGATCGGCCCCTGGATTCGCTCACGGCCGCGGACATCACCCTCTCGGGCTACGACCCCGCACCCGCGATCGACTTCGCGGTGGCCGAATGA